The proteins below come from a single Prochlorococcus marinus str. MIT 9215 genomic window:
- a CDS encoding inorganic diphosphatase yields the protein MANLNQPPSRVTPNLLHILNAFTDSSNTIINTIVELNSNTINKYELITETGHLKLDRVGYSSLAYPFAYGCIPRTWDEDGDPLDVEIVSVTEPLIPGSIVEARIIGVMKFDDGGEVDDKVIAVLADDKRMDHISSYEDLGEHWLKETKYYWEHYKDLKKPGTCTVNGFFGIEEAIKVIKDCEDRYKKEIDPKLVN from the coding sequence ATGGCAAACCTTAATCAACCCCCAAGCAGGGTTACACCAAATTTATTGCACATACTAAATGCTTTCACTGATAGCTCAAATACAATAATAAACACTATTGTTGAATTGAACTCTAATACCATAAATAAATATGAATTAATTACAGAAACGGGCCATCTTAAACTTGATAGGGTAGGTTATTCTTCACTTGCTTATCCTTTTGCTTATGGATGTATACCAAGGACATGGGATGAAGATGGAGATCCACTTGATGTCGAAATTGTTAGTGTAACAGAGCCTTTGATACCTGGATCTATTGTGGAGGCAAGAATTATTGGGGTGATGAAATTTGATGATGGTGGAGAGGTCGATGATAAGGTAATAGCGGTTCTCGCAGATGATAAGAGAATGGATCATATCTCAAGTTATGAAGACCTTGGAGAGCATTGGTTAAAAGAAACAAAGTATTATTGGGAGCACTACAAAGATCTAAAGAAGCCTGGAACATGTACTGTTAATGGTTTTTTTGGGATAGAAGAAGCTATTAAAGTGATTAAAGATTGTGAAGACAGATACAAAAAAGAAATTGATCCTAAATTAGTAAATTAA
- the hemC gene encoding hydroxymethylbilane synthase codes for MTNFKLKIASRRSKLAMVQTLWVKDQLERNIPNLDVSIEAMATQGDKILDVALAKIGDKGLFTKELEAQMLVGHADIAVHSLKDLPTNLPNGLKLGCITKREDPADALVVSKKNDYYKLETLPEGSIVGTSSLRRLAQLRNKYPHLVFKDIRGNVITRIEKLDAGEFDCIILAAAGLKRLGFESRIHQIIPSEISLHAVGQGALGIECKSDDKKVLEIINVLEDKPTSQRCLAERAFLRELEGGCQVPIGVNSNIDNGQLYLTGMVASLDGKKLIKDQVIGNINNPELVGIELAKRLKLQGADKILSEIFEEFRENKN; via the coding sequence ATGACTAATTTTAAGCTGAAAATAGCTAGTAGAAGAAGTAAACTAGCAATGGTTCAAACTTTATGGGTTAAAGATCAACTAGAAAGAAATATTCCCAATTTAGATGTATCTATAGAAGCTATGGCAACTCAAGGTGACAAAATCCTGGATGTAGCCTTAGCAAAAATAGGTGACAAAGGCTTATTTACAAAAGAACTTGAAGCACAAATGCTCGTAGGACATGCGGATATAGCAGTACATTCTCTGAAAGATTTACCAACCAATTTACCTAATGGCCTTAAATTAGGATGCATTACAAAAAGGGAAGATCCTGCAGATGCTTTAGTAGTAAGCAAAAAAAATGACTATTATAAATTAGAAACCTTACCTGAAGGTTCGATTGTTGGAACAAGCTCTCTAAGAAGACTGGCACAATTAAGAAATAAGTACCCACATCTTGTTTTCAAAGATATCAGAGGAAATGTTATTACAAGAATTGAAAAATTAGATGCAGGAGAATTTGATTGTATTATTCTTGCGGCCGCTGGTTTAAAGAGATTAGGCTTTGAATCAAGAATTCACCAGATTATCCCAAGTGAAATATCCCTTCATGCCGTTGGCCAAGGAGCTCTAGGCATTGAATGTAAATCTGATGATAAAAAAGTTTTAGAAATTATAAATGTCTTAGAAGATAAACCCACTAGTCAAAGATGTCTGGCAGAAAGGGCTTTTTTAAGAGAGCTTGAAGGGGGATGCCAAGTCCCAATAGGTGTTAATAGTAATATTGATAATGGGCAACTTTATCTTACTGGTATGGTAGCCTCTCTTGATGGAAAAAAGCTAATTAAAGATCAAGTTATTGGCAATATTAATAACCCTGAACTGGTTGGCATAGAATTAGCAAAGAGACTAAAACTCCAAGGCGCCGACAAAATACTCAGCGAAATATTTGAAGAATTTAGAGAAAACAAAAATTAA